The genomic window GCGTCACAACCGCTTTTTTTCATCGGTTTTTTATCAAATTGCCACGCGCCATCTTCCCATACGTACGGGTCACCGAAAAGAAGAAAGACAGCATCGACATCATCTTTTTTTGTCCGTAAACGAATATGTAACGTTCGCTCATCGTATGCATAAGCAAACGCATCTTTTGGACGGTGGTAAATCGCTTCTTTTAACATGTTTCAATCACTCCTCTCCATTTAGCGCGCAATCGATTGCGCTTTTTGTCACATAGTTGGACATGTTTTCTGTCTTCGTTTAAGGAAGCGGATACAATGCTTATGTTAAGCGTAAAATGAAAGAGATAAAAAAGTCAACATTCATTCAAAAAAAGATGAAAAAAACAGTTGTCAAAGCGGAAAATGTTTGTATAATAAAGATAAAGGTTGTGCAATCGTTTTCGCAAAAATGAAAGCGTTTGTACGTATTGCTTAAAACACAGGAGGGGTCGAAATGAAAAAGACGGTATCCATTTTTTCATCGCTTGCGTTGCTTGCAGGTGTGATGGCAGGTTGTGGTCCACAAGATGAGGCAAAGCCAAAAGAAAACGAAAATGAAGGAAAAACAGAAGTAACGGAAGACGGCATGCCGCCGAAACCAGAAAAGCTTGTCGTTTGGGAAGACGTGAAGCGCGGTGTAGCGTTAGAACCGGCGATTAAAGCGTTTGAAGAAAAATACGGCATTAAAGTGGAGTACAAAGAAGTTGAAATGGCAACAAAACAACGCGATCAACTTCGCCTAGATGGTCCGGCTGGCACAGGTCCTGACGTCATTACTGTTCCGCACGACCAAATCGGTCAGCTCGTAACAGAAGGATTAATTCGTGAAATTAACGTCGATCAAGCGGTATTAGATACGTTTACAGAATCTTCGATTGCGGCGCAAATGTATGATGGAAAGTTATACGGACTTCCAAAAGCAGTAGAAACTCCTGTATTCATTTATAACAAAAAATTAATGGACAAAGCGCCTGAAACGATGGACGAATTGTATCAGTTCTCAAAAGAGTTTACAAAAGGCGATCAATACGGTTTCTTAGCGCTTTGGGATAACTTCTATTTCGCACATGGCGTTATCGCTGGGATGGGCGGCTACGTATTTAAAAACAATAACGGTGCGTTAGATCGCAACGATATTGGCTTAAATAACGAAGGAGCAGTGAAAGGAACAGAGTATATTCAAAAATGGTATAAAGAGTTGTTCCCGAAAGGTATTATCGGTGAAAACGGTGGTTCAGCGATGGACGGCTTATTTAACGAAGGAAAAGCAGCGTCTGTCATGAACGGTCCGTGGGCGTTCCAAGGTATGCGTGATGCAGGTATTGATATCGGTGTAGCGCCAATGCCAAAATTGCCAAACGGTGAGCCTGTAAAAACGTTTATGGGTGTAAAAGGTTGGCACGTATCTGCATTCTCGAAACATCCTGAGTGGGCAACAAAACTGATTGAATTTATTACAAATGAAGAAAATGCGAAAAAACGCTTTGAGTTAACGCGCGAAATTCCGCCAGTGAAGTCGCTCATTAACGATCCGATAATCGCAGAAGATGAAGGAGCAAAAGCCGTTGCGATCCAATCTCAATATGCGATTCCGATGCCAAACATTCCTGAAATGGCAGAAGTATGGGGACCAATGGCGACAGCGCTTCAACTTGTCGCAAACCAAAAAGCAGAGCCAAAACAAGCGCTTGATGAAGCTGTAAAAACAATTAAAACGAACATTGAAACAAACCATCCAAGCAAGTAAGTAACGAGCGGTACCTCTCTTGTAGAGGTACTGCTTCAACTTTCTTTTTTTTGTTTACTTATTCACATTCAAGTGCGCTCCTCGCAATTGTTTAGAAAGGAGACAAAATCAATGGAAACACCAATGTATCAATCCAATCATCGGAAAGTTGCCCTCGGTTTATCGCTCATTCCGGGATTTGGCCAACTATATAATCGCCAATACGTCAAAGGCGTTTCGTTTTTCATTTTAGCTGCTTCGTTTTTCATCGTTTTTAAAGATTTATTAAATATGGGATGGTGGGGGATCTTTACGCTCGGTGAAGTCATCGGACGTGACCATTCCATTTTCTTGCTTGTCGAAGGAATTTTAGCCGTTATTATTTCCGTGTTTGGTCTCGGTTTTTATGCGTTTAACTTGCGCGACGCTTATAAAAATGGGCAAAAGCGGGATTTAGGGTTGAAAATTAGCTCGTTGCGCGAGCAATATCGTGCGCTCGTCGACAACGGCTTTCCATATTTAATGATTTCACCAGGTTTTATTTTGCTTGTATTCGTCGTCATTTTCCCGATTATTTTCGTTGTCTTATTGGCGTTTACAAACTATGACTTATATCATTCTCCGCCAGCTAAACTTGTTGACTGGGTTGGGTTTCAAAACTTCATTGATTTAGTGAAGCTCGATCTTTGGCGAAAAACGTTTATTAACGTCCTTGCTTGGACGATCGTTTGGACGTTCGGGGCAACGACGTTACAAATTGCGCTCGGTATTTTCTTAGCGATTATTGTGAACCAAAAAGATTTAAAAGGAAAAGCGATCATTCGGACGATTTTCATTTTACCTTGGGCCGTTCCTGCGTTCGTGACGATTCTCGTCTTTTCCGGCATGTTTAACGAATCGTTCGGGGTCATTAATAAAACGATTTTAGCATCATTAGGCATCGGACCGATCGAGTGGATGACCGATCCGTTTTGGACGAAAGTCGCCCTTATTTTGATTCAAACGTGGCTCGGGTTCCCGTTCGTCTTTGCGATGACAACGGGGGTATTGCAGGCGATTCCGAACGAATTGTACGAGGCAGCGACAGTCGATGGCGCTTCAAGTTGGCAAAAGTTTACGAAAATTACTCTTCCGCTTGTGTTGTATGCCACAGCGCCGATTTTAATTACGCAATATACGTTTAACTTCAACAACTTTAACATCATTTACTTATTTAATGGTGGCGGCCCTGCGGTATCCGGGCAAAATGCCGGTGCGACAGACATTTTAATTTCATGGATTTATCGTTTAACGATGACATCTGCGCAATATTCGAAAGCAGCGGCGATTACGTTATTGCTTTCGCTCGTTGTCGTATCTGTTGCATTATGGCAGTTTAGAAGAACAAAATCATTTAAAGAAGAGGATATGATGTAATATGGATATGAAAAGACAAAAACTCATTCGGCTCACGTTGTCGTATGCAGTCATTTTGGTGATGACGATCATTATCGTCTATCCGCTTCTTTGGGTCGTTGGCTCGTCGTTTAACCCGGGGCAAAGTTTGTCCGGCTCGAAAATGATTCCAGACAACGCCACGCTTGCCCATTACAAAAAATTGTTTGATACGTCGCAAAGCGACTATTTGACTTGGTATTGGAACTCGTTAAAAATTTCAACGTTGACGATGATTTTTTCGGTCATTTTAGTTAGTTTAACGGCGTATTCATTTTCGCGTTATCGCTTTGTCGGGCGCCAAAACGGGCTCATGACGTTTTTAATTTTGCAGATGATTCCAAACTTTGCGGCGCTCATTGCGATTTTCATTTTAGCGCTTTTAACGGGATTAGTTGATACGCATTTAGGGTTAATTCTCGTATACGTCGGCGGTGCCATTCCGATGAATACGTGGCTCATGAAAGGATATTTAGATACGATTCCGAAAGAGCTTGATGAATCGGCGAAAATTGACGGAGCAGGGCACTTGCGCATTTTCTTCCAAATCGTTTTACCGCTTGCGAAGCCAATTATTGCGGTCGTGGCGCTCTTTACGTTTATTGCACCGTTTGGTGACTTCATTTTAGCGAGCGTTTTGCTGCGCAGCAAAGAAAAATATACGCTAGCGGTCGGATTGTACGATTTAGTGGCGAAGCAGTTCGGTAGCGAATTTACAACGTTTGCGGCAGGTTCGGTATTAATTGCTGTGCCGATCGCTATTCTCTTCCTTTCATTCCAAAAGTATTTCGTTTCTGGTTTAACGGCAGGTGGAACAAAAGGATGAGAAACGAAAGGAAAGAATCGTTTTGGTTCTTTCCTTTCTTACTATTTAGAGATATATTAACATAAGAAGATTTGGAATGAATGGGGAGTGAAATGAAATGAAACGTGTATTTCGTGCGCTACTTATTTTTGTTTTGTTGTTGTCCGTGACGACGCCAGCGAGTGCGAAAACGGAGCGAGCGTGGCAAGATGAGCGCATTTATTTTATTATGGTCGACCGTTTTAATAACGGGAATCCGAAAAACGATTACGATGTAAATGTGCATGATCCGAAAGCATACCATGGCGGTGATTTGCAAGGGATTATTGACAAGCTCGATTACATAAAGGAAATGGGCTTTACAGCCATTTGGCTGACGCCGATTTTTGCGAACGAAAAGGGCGGGTATCACGGCTATTGGATTGAAGACTTTTATAAAGTAGAAGAGCATTTTGGAACGCTTGATGACTTCAAACGGCTTGTGAAAGAAGCGCATAAACGCGATATGAAAGTCATTTTAGATTTCGTTGTCAATCATACGGGCTACAATCATCCGTGGCTAAATGATCCAGCGAAAAAAGATTGGTTTCATGAGAAAAAAGACATTTTTAATTGGGCGAACCAACAAGAAGTAGAAAACGGTTGGTTGTTTGGCCTCCCGGATTTAGCGCAAGAAAATCCGGAAGTGAAAGCGTATTTATTCGATGTCGCGAAATGGTGGATAAAAGAAACAGACGTTGACGGATATCGTTTAGATACGGTAAAACATGTGCCAAAATCGTTTTGGGACGAGTTTTCAAAAGAAGTGAAGTCGGTGAAACAAGACTTTTTCCTTCTTGGAGAAGTATGGCATGACGACCCACGTTATGTCGCGGAATATGGGAAGCACGGCATCGATGCGCTAATTGATTTTCCGTTTTACAAAGAAGCGTCAACCATTTTTTCAAACGTCGATCAATCGCTTGAGCCGCTTTACAACGTATGGAAGCGAAACGTGGCGTTTTATGACCGACCGTATTTGCTCGGAACGTTTTTAGACAATCACGATACCGTTCGGTTTACTCGTTTAGCGTTGCAAAATCGCATCAATCCGGTGACGCGTTTAAAGCTCGGATTGACGTATTTGTTTGCAGCGCCGGGCATTCCAATCATGTACTATGGAACAGAAATTGCGCTTGACGGCGGGGAAGATCCAGATAACCGTCGTTTAATGAATTTCCGTACCGATAAAGAGTTGATTGATTATGTGACAAAGCTTGGGGAATTGCGCGAGACACTTCCGTCGCTTCGTCGCGGTGATTTTGAATTGCTTTATGAAAAAGATGGCATGGCTCTATTTAAGCGGACGTATGGAAAGGAAACGACGGTAATTGCGATCAATAATACGTCAAAAACGCAAAAAGTGACGCTCGACGATGAGCTAGAACAAGGAAAAGAATTGCGCGGGTTGCTGGCGGGAGATTTAGTGCGCAGCAAAGACGGCAAGTACGACATCATTTTAGATCGCGAAACGGCGGAAATTTACGTGCTTGCGCCAAAAACGGGATTAAACATTCCGTTTATTGCGGCGCTTCTTGCGGTATATACGGCATTTGGTCTGTTTTTATACTTCGCGCGCAAACGAAAAGCATAATGATGATGGGGGAGAGAGCATGCTAGAAGATACAAGTTTTGCGATTCGGCCGGTCGATCAGACAGATGAATCGGAAAGATGGCAACCGATTGGACATGTGCAAAAAATTGAAGGAAAAAAGCAAATATTTGCATTTACGTGCGAGCGGGCATCGGGTAAAATACATTTTTATCGTGATGATATCGTTCGAGTGACGATCGATCCGTTCGACCAAAAGTACGTCTCTGTCAGTCCTGCGGTCGTCGCAACGCCAGAAAAAGTGGACGTGCGCGTTCGTGAAGAAGAAAACGGTTGGACACTACAGACGAAACAGCTGACGGTCATCATCGAGCGAAGTCCGTTTCGTTTAGCGATATACGATCAGGAAGGGACGCTTCTTGTTCGCGACGTACAACCTGTATGTTTTGAAGCGAAAGGGCGCATGCGTTGTACACATGCGCTCGCTCCGACAGATGTCGTATACGGTTTAGGAGAGAAAACGGGGGTATTAAATAAGCGTGGCGAAGTATGGACGATGTGGAATACAGACGTGTATGCGCCACACAATTTAGAAACAGATCCGCTATATCAATCACATCCGTACATGATGGTGTTGAAAAACGGACATGCGCACGGCATCTTTTTTGACCATACGTATAAAACGACGTTTGATTTACGTCATGAATCGTTTTACACATTTACATCAGATGGGGGAGCGCTCGATTATTATGTGTTTGCTGGGCCGCATCCGAAAGATGTGTTAACGCAATATACGCACCTCATTGGTCGCATGCCGCTGCCGCCTAAATGGGCACTTGGGTATCATCAATCGCGTTATAGTTATGAAACGGAACAAGAAGTGCGCGAATTAATTCATACGTTTCGCACGAAACAAATTCCGCTTGATGCGGTATATTTAGATATTCATTATATGGATGAGTATCGTGTGTTTACATTTGATCAAAAACGATTTCCACATCCGCAATCGCTCGTTCAATATGCAAAAGAACAAGGGGTTCATATCGTTCCGATTGTAGATCCGGGCGTGAAAGTCGATGCGGAATACGAGACGTATCGCAATGGGGTGCAAAAAGATTATTTTTGTAAATATGCAGATGGAACGTTATACAAAGGAGACGTTTGGCCGGGGACGAGCGTGTTCCCAGACTTTCTAAAGAAAAAAGTGCGAAAGTGGTGGGGGGAACAACACGCGTTTTATACAAACATCGGCATAGAAGGGATTTGGAACGATATGAATGAGCCGTCCGTGTTTAATGAAACGAAAACGATCGACGAACACGTTGTTCATGACGGCTGGAAAACGCATCGTCAAGTGCATAACGTATATGGCATGATGATGACAGAGGCGACATATCACGGATTGAAAAAGCAATTGAAAGGAAAACGTCCGTTCGTATTGACGCGCGCAGGGTTTTCCGGCATTCATCGCTATGCAGCGGTATGGACGGGCGATAATCGCAGTTTTTGGGAACATGTTGAGCTTTCGTTGCCGATGTGTTTAAACTTAAGTGTGTCCGCTGTTGCATTTTGCGGGGCGGATGTCGGTGGCTTTGCGCATGATACGAATGGGGAGTTGCTCGTTCGTTGGACGCAAGTCGGCGCCTTTTTCCCATATTTTCGCAACCATTGTGCGATCGGTTTTGCGCGGCAAGAACCGTGGGCATTTGGGGAACGGTATGAACAAATGATTAAACGATATATTGAATTGCGTTATGAATGGCTTCCACATTTATATACGTTATGTTTTGAAGCGCATAAAACAGGTGTGCCGATGATGCGTCCGCTCATGATGGAATATCCGAACGATGAAGAAACGTGGAATATATCGGATCAGTTTATGGTCGGGGAACAAGTGATGGTCGCACCGATCGTTCGCCCATATACGAAACATCGCATCGTTTATTTTCCAGAAGGACGCTGGATCGATTATTGGACGAAAGAGCGATTTGAAGGTGGACGAAGATACATCGTTGAAGCCCCGCTTGACCGTTTACCAATATACGTGAAGGAAGGGGCAATGATTGCTCACGCGAAAGTGAAGCCATCGACGTTCATTGAGGATGAACAGTTGACGTTATATGTGTATACAATGAAGGAAGGAACATCGACATATACGCTTTACGATGATGACGGTACGACGTTTGCGTATGAAAAAGGCGAATATGTACACATGCATATTCGTGCGACGTTTTTGGATGATACCGTTCATTTCGAAGTAGAAACAGAAGGGGCGTACGAACCAACTTGGCAGTTGCGTGTCGTGTTCGTTGGAGACGTACCGTTAACGGTTGTTGTAAACGGTGAACAACGAGCGGTAGAGGAAGCGTCAATTGTTTTGTAAGAGATGGGGGATTTTTTTATGACAGTAACAATTAAAGATGTAGCGAAGCGAGCGAATGTCGCACCATCGACTGTTTCACGCGTCATCGCAGATAGCCCGCGCATTAGCGAGAAAACGAAGAAAAAAGTGCGCGAGGCGATGAAAGAGCTTGGCTATCATCCGAATTTTATCGCACGCAGCTTAGCAAATAAGTCGACGCAAGTCATCGGCTTAATTATGCCAAGCTCAGCGGATAAGGCGTTTCAAAACCCGTTTTTCCCAGAAGTCATTCGCGGCATCAGTAAAGCGGTGCACGATCGTCAATATGCGCTGCAGTTATCGACGGGGGAAACGGAAGCGGAAATTTACGATGGCGTCGTGCATATGGTGCAAGGAAAGCGTGTCGATGGAGTCATTTTGCTGTATTCGCGTGCGAACGATAAAATTATGACGTATTTGCAAAAAGAAGACGTGCCGTTTGTCGTCATCGGGAAACCGCATAAAAAAGCGGAGGAAATTACACATGTCGATAACGATAACGTGCGCGCGGCGCGCGAGGCGACAGAATATTTAATTGAACTCGGTCATGAGCGCATCGCTTTTGTCGGCGGAAACGTCAATCTCATTGTGACGATGGATCGTTTGCGCGGATATGAAAAAGCGTTGAAATCGGCAGGGCTGACGTATCGAAAAGATTACATTGTACATGAAGAATTTTTAAAAGAAGGCGGGCAAGAGGCGATGAAAGAGCTGCTTTCACTCGCTGAGCCGCCGACTGCGCTCGTTGTCGCCGACGATTTAATGGCGCTCGGTGTCTTAAATACGCTTGCAGAAATGGGCTTAAGCGTGCCAACGGATTTATCGATCGTCAGCTTTAACAACGTCCTTTTATCGGAAATTTCCCGTCCGCCGTTAACGTCGGTAGACATTAACATTTTCCAACTTGGCTTTGAAGCAGCAAGAAATTTAATACAACAAATCGAAAATCCGAATGA from Anoxybacillus gonensis includes these protein-coding regions:
- a CDS encoding extracellular solute-binding protein, encoding MKKTVSIFSSLALLAGVMAGCGPQDEAKPKENENEGKTEVTEDGMPPKPEKLVVWEDVKRGVALEPAIKAFEEKYGIKVEYKEVEMATKQRDQLRLDGPAGTGPDVITVPHDQIGQLVTEGLIREINVDQAVLDTFTESSIAAQMYDGKLYGLPKAVETPVFIYNKKLMDKAPETMDELYQFSKEFTKGDQYGFLALWDNFYFAHGVIAGMGGYVFKNNNGALDRNDIGLNNEGAVKGTEYIQKWYKELFPKGIIGENGGSAMDGLFNEGKAASVMNGPWAFQGMRDAGIDIGVAPMPKLPNGEPVKTFMGVKGWHVSAFSKHPEWATKLIEFITNEENAKKRFELTREIPPVKSLINDPIIAEDEGAKAVAIQSQYAIPMPNIPEMAEVWGPMATALQLVANQKAEPKQALDEAVKTIKTNIETNHPSK
- a CDS encoding carbohydrate ABC transporter permease; its protein translation is METPMYQSNHRKVALGLSLIPGFGQLYNRQYVKGVSFFILAASFFIVFKDLLNMGWWGIFTLGEVIGRDHSIFLLVEGILAVIISVFGLGFYAFNLRDAYKNGQKRDLGLKISSLREQYRALVDNGFPYLMISPGFILLVFVVIFPIIFVVLLAFTNYDLYHSPPAKLVDWVGFQNFIDLVKLDLWRKTFINVLAWTIVWTFGATTLQIALGIFLAIIVNQKDLKGKAIIRTIFILPWAVPAFVTILVFSGMFNESFGVINKTILASLGIGPIEWMTDPFWTKVALILIQTWLGFPFVFAMTTGVLQAIPNELYEAATVDGASSWQKFTKITLPLVLYATAPILITQYTFNFNNFNIIYLFNGGGPAVSGQNAGATDILISWIYRLTMTSAQYSKAAAITLLLSLVVVSVALWQFRRTKSFKEEDMM
- a CDS encoding sugar ABC transporter permease, which gives rise to MDMKRQKLIRLTLSYAVILVMTIIIVYPLLWVVGSSFNPGQSLSGSKMIPDNATLAHYKKLFDTSQSDYLTWYWNSLKISTLTMIFSVILVSLTAYSFSRYRFVGRQNGLMTFLILQMIPNFAALIAIFILALLTGLVDTHLGLILVYVGGAIPMNTWLMKGYLDTIPKELDESAKIDGAGHLRIFFQIVLPLAKPIIAVVALFTFIAPFGDFILASVLLRSKEKYTLAVGLYDLVAKQFGSEFTTFAAGSVLIAVPIAILFLSFQKYFVSGLTAGGTKG
- a CDS encoding alpha-amylase family glycosyl hydrolase yields the protein MKRVFRALLIFVLLLSVTTPASAKTERAWQDERIYFIMVDRFNNGNPKNDYDVNVHDPKAYHGGDLQGIIDKLDYIKEMGFTAIWLTPIFANEKGGYHGYWIEDFYKVEEHFGTLDDFKRLVKEAHKRDMKVILDFVVNHTGYNHPWLNDPAKKDWFHEKKDIFNWANQQEVENGWLFGLPDLAQENPEVKAYLFDVAKWWIKETDVDGYRLDTVKHVPKSFWDEFSKEVKSVKQDFFLLGEVWHDDPRYVAEYGKHGIDALIDFPFYKEASTIFSNVDQSLEPLYNVWKRNVAFYDRPYLLGTFLDNHDTVRFTRLALQNRINPVTRLKLGLTYLFAAPGIPIMYYGTEIALDGGEDPDNRRLMNFRTDKELIDYVTKLGELRETLPSLRRGDFELLYEKDGMALFKRTYGKETTVIAINNTSKTQKVTLDDELEQGKELRGLLAGDLVRSKDGKYDIILDRETAEIYVLAPKTGLNIPFIAALLAVYTAFGLFLYFARKRKA
- a CDS encoding glycoside hydrolase family 31 protein, coding for MLEDTSFAIRPVDQTDESERWQPIGHVQKIEGKKQIFAFTCERASGKIHFYRDDIVRVTIDPFDQKYVSVSPAVVATPEKVDVRVREEENGWTLQTKQLTVIIERSPFRLAIYDQEGTLLVRDVQPVCFEAKGRMRCTHALAPTDVVYGLGEKTGVLNKRGEVWTMWNTDVYAPHNLETDPLYQSHPYMMVLKNGHAHGIFFDHTYKTTFDLRHESFYTFTSDGGALDYYVFAGPHPKDVLTQYTHLIGRMPLPPKWALGYHQSRYSYETEQEVRELIHTFRTKQIPLDAVYLDIHYMDEYRVFTFDQKRFPHPQSLVQYAKEQGVHIVPIVDPGVKVDAEYETYRNGVQKDYFCKYADGTLYKGDVWPGTSVFPDFLKKKVRKWWGEQHAFYTNIGIEGIWNDMNEPSVFNETKTIDEHVVHDGWKTHRQVHNVYGMMMTEATYHGLKKQLKGKRPFVLTRAGFSGIHRYAAVWTGDNRSFWEHVELSLPMCLNLSVSAVAFCGADVGGFAHDTNGELLVRWTQVGAFFPYFRNHCAIGFARQEPWAFGERYEQMIKRYIELRYEWLPHLYTLCFEAHKTGVPMMRPLMMEYPNDEETWNISDQFMVGEQVMVAPIVRPYTKHRIVYFPEGRWIDYWTKERFEGGRRYIVEAPLDRLPIYVKEGAMIAHAKVKPSTFIEDEQLTLYVYTMKEGTSTYTLYDDDGTTFAYEKGEYVHMHIRATFLDDTVHFEVETEGAYEPTWQLRVVFVGDVPLTVVVNGEQRAVEEASIVL
- a CDS encoding LacI family DNA-binding transcriptional regulator — translated: MTVTIKDVAKRANVAPSTVSRVIADSPRISEKTKKKVREAMKELGYHPNFIARSLANKSTQVIGLIMPSSADKAFQNPFFPEVIRGISKAVHDRQYALQLSTGETEAEIYDGVVHMVQGKRVDGVILLYSRANDKIMTYLQKEDVPFVVIGKPHKKAEEITHVDNDNVRAAREATEYLIELGHERIAFVGGNVNLIVTMDRLRGYEKALKSAGLTYRKDYIVHEEFLKEGGQEAMKELLSLAEPPTALVVADDLMALGVLNTLAEMGLSVPTDLSIVSFNNVLLSEISRPPLTSVDINIFQLGFEAARNLIQQIENPNEPIKRIIIPHTLVKRFSCDYYKAPSE